TTTAAAGTAATGACATCGAAAATGTTTGAAATAGAAATGATAGTTTTAAATCAGATAAGGAGTTAAGATTATTAGGTCATTACTTTTCTACTTTGTTAGATAAATCAATATTCTATAAGAGGCGGGTAGGTTATTGTTTGGGATGGCTTTTTGCTTCCTTTTTTCCACAAAAAAGGATGAATTGGTAGCATTTTTGGTATGAAAAAATTTGCATAGCGCATCAAAATAGGATTTAACCTTTTATTCCCCCAGAATTAGGCATTAAATCCAAACTTCATTCAAAAAAAACCAGTATTTTTTTTACCTTTACATACTGAACACTTAAATCGCATATGCCTAACAATAAAAACGCCATCATTCGTTATCAAGCTCTTGATAAGTGTCTGAGAAACCCTGGAAGTAAATATTCCATTAAGGACCTTGTAGACGAATGTAATAAAGCGCTGATAGATATAGATTCTACTTCAACAGGAGTACAAAAGCGACAGGTTTACGATGACCTGAAATTCATGCGTGATTCCAAAGGGTATGATGCTCCTATAACCAATTTTAAGGATGGTAGAGTGGTTTATTATCAATATGAAGATAGAAGCTTCACCATCAATAAACAGCCCCTAAATGAACTGGAAGCACAACAACTGAAAGAATCTCTGCACACCTTGTCCCGATTCAGTGGTTTACCACAATTTGAATGGATTGAAGATATGAAGCTAAGGCTCGATCAGTATTTTAAGTTTGAAAGCCAGGAACATATTATTGAGTTTGATAGTAATCCATATTTGAAGGGACGAGAGTATATAGGCCAACTATATGCCGCAATTAATAATCAAAAAGTACTCGAAATAAGCTACCGTTCTTTTAAATCAGAACACCCTGAAGTCATTATTATTCATCCTTATTTTTTAAAGGAATACAATAACCGGTGGTTTCTCTTTGGATTAGATAATAAAGCCGATTATCTACCTAATCTTGCACTTGACAGGATGATGAATGTGGAGGAATGTAATCTCGAATATATTAGAAATACTAAAATTAATTTTGAAGAATATTTTGAAGATGTAATAGGGGTGTCAGTTGACACGAATA
This is a stretch of genomic DNA from Lentimicrobium sp. L6. It encodes these proteins:
- a CDS encoding YafY family protein, coding for MPNNKNAIIRYQALDKCLRNPGSKYSIKDLVDECNKALIDIDSTSTGVQKRQVYDDLKFMRDSKGYDAPITNFKDGRVVYYQYEDRSFTINKQPLNELEAQQLKESLHTLSRFSGLPQFEWIEDMKLRLDQYFKFESQEHIIEFDSNPYLKGREYIGQLYAAINNQKVLEISYRSFKSEHPEVIIIHPYFLKEYNNRWFLFGLDNKADYLPNLALDRMMNVEECNLEYIRNTKINFEEYFEDVIGVSVDTNNEIQKVILKVDVELWPYIQTKPLHGSQKIVEHGSEYVMISIEIKRNYELESLILSFGDKIELMEPALFRHDLLNRIERLREKYK